CAAGGCCAGCAAGTTCCCACATCTTTGAGATCATATCCTGAATTTTTTTCGGGGGGAACTCTTTTACAATCTCATCTCGTTCTGTATCCCAAATTCGGTATATCATCGCCTTTGTAGTCTCATGAACCGAACGGTCAATTCTTCTATTATAGGTTTCCAACACTTTATTTGCCTGAGCAATACTGTCTTCAATCATTCTGTTGGCATGTTCATCCGTTAGTGCACTAAGAGGTGCTGTTGCAGCTTCTTCCTCGTGGGAATGGACATGGCGAGATGCTTGGGGATGTTCGTTCTGCAATGCCGATGTTCGCGACAGTGAAGCCGTAGGATTTTGTTCTGCTGAAGGTCTGTTTTGTATCTCCATGGCTCCTCCCTTTCTAGTATATGTATCGGTATAATTACGTATTCTTTTATCATTTTTACTGAATCTGCCCGAGTTTTTTGCGAAACTCTGCCACTTGCGCTCCGTGGGAGCACGATTTTTGTAGATCCTTGGGGGATATGAAGGATACGCCCTGTAATTTCGCCCCTTTTTCAGAGAGGGTATAGCATGGAGCAGCACTGCGGGAGAGCTGCTTTTCCAGAGATTCCTTAAAACGGATGAATTCGGGAGAACTGGGGCGACTCACTCCATCATTACACCCGAGAGATGGGGCCGTTTTCCTGAGGGTGCGTTGTGTTTGGAGGCCCGTGGCGTGAGATCTGTTTTCGAAAAATACAAGGTCTTGGCCGGCAAGCACAACCTGCGAAGCCTCCATGGCGTTGGCGATACCTATGGCAAGGGATCCTACGGTGGAATGCCCTAAGGGAATTGTTTTTTTCCTGGAGAGGACGTGTGGGAATAGAGGATGTACTTTTTTCCGGAGAAGTATGAATGAATGAGCGTAGAGGTGGTATCAAGATAGATAAGGCCGGCTCGTGGGTCAGCCGTTTTAAGACGGCTCCACACCTTGTGTTTTGGCCATGGATCCATATCGATCCAGAAATCAGGGAGGATGTTTGCCTCTGCTAAAAGGGAGCCGTTTCTGCTGGTAGAGAGCAGTACAAAATATGGACGCAATTGTGATAGGTACGGAAGTGCTTCATGCAGGGAGGGGCCACCCATGAGTATGAGGAGGGGCAGGGTATGGAGAGATGGGAGAATGGTGGTGGTAAAATCTGGATCGTTTCGTGCGTGGTTGTGGCTGCTGTTTTCATCAAACAAGTGCTCTTGCTCTTCAGAGGTGTTGGCAAGGTCGATACGTCGATTTTGCAGCCAGTGTTGCAGTGCCGTAAGGGGGGACGCAATGGTATTCAGAGAACCGGGGAAGTATCTGACATGGAGTGTGGTGGGAAGACGGTGAAGAAATTGGTGGAGCTCTGCTTGGGTTGTGCATAGAGCAAAGACGATCTGAGGGGTGTCTTCAAGAAGAGAGAGTATACGGGAGGTCTCCTCAAGATGTTTTACGAGGTAGGGATCAGTCTCCAGTAGGTAGAGAGTGCCGGAAAACCCCGCTTCGAGCAGTTCAAATATATATTGCCCCGCTCCGAGGCCATAGACCAAGTAGTCGCCTTTTTGGTGGAAGTTCTTTTGTGCAAAGAGTTTTCCCAAAAGCGGAGCGTTATATGAACTGTAAAAGGAGCGATAATAGGAGCCTTCCTCCTTGCGAGAAAGGGTGTCAAACTCCGTGGTGTAAGTTGGAGGAAAGGCTGAGCGTATCTTTTGGATGAGAACGTTTTTATTCAGGATCACAGAGAATCCCCCGGGAGTGACAGGTAAGAAAGAATTCACGCAGTTCAAAGCTGATAAGGTCGGTTATTTTTATCCAGTCATCAAAGTCAAGAGCATCCTGTAACAAGAGAAGTATATTGTGGAGCCACTCGTAATAGTTTGTCAAGGATGGTTCATGGTGTAGGGCATGGAGAATCTCCTGGGCTTCATCGAGGAGGGGAACCACGCGCTGAAATGCCTGTGCTTCCGCTCCATTGGTGTAGAATTCCTCTGTCAAGAGCTGAATCTCTTCGATGATGGTGGCAAGGGTACGGCTCATACTACGGTTTTTTCACTCCTTGATTTCCATAAAATACCCGAAAGGGAAGGTCGTAGGTCTCATCGGAGAATTCCTCTGCACGAAGTGCGTAGTCGCGCGGTGTAATTCCCGCTTCTTTCAGCTCCTCTGTGGCAGATATCGAGAAGGAACGGTGGTGCGTGAGAAGTACTTTTACGGTTTTCTTCGCATACAACTCAATTTTTTTATAGAGCCCGTCAAGAATTTGGATGTTTTTCAGAATATTATCTTCGGTAAAATGT
This portion of the Chitinivibrio alkaliphilus ACht1 genome encodes:
- a CDS encoding flagellar protein FlaG, which codes for MEIQNRPSAEQNPTASLSRTSALQNEHPQASRHVHSHEEEAATAPLSALTDEHANRMIEDSIAQANKVLETYNRRIDRSVHETTKAMIYRIWDTERDEIVKEFPPKKIQDMISKMWELAGLVVDEQA
- a CDS encoding 6-hydroxymethylpterin diphosphokinase MptE-like protein translates to MILNKNVLIQKIRSAFPPTYTTEFDTLSRKEEGSYYRSFYSSYNAPLLGKLFAQKNFHQKGDYLVYGLGAGQYIFELLEAGFSGTLYLLETDPYLVKHLEETSRILSLLEDTPQIVFALCTTQAELHQFLHRLPTTLHVRYFPGSLNTIASPLTALQHWLQNRRIDLANTSEEQEHLFDENSSHNHARNDPDFTTTILPSLHTLPLLILMGGPSLHEALPYLSQLRPYFVLLSTSRNGSLLAEANILPDFWIDMDPWPKHKVWSRLKTADPRAGLIYLDTTSTLIHSYFSGKKYILYSHTSSPGKKQFP